One window of the Pelobates fuscus isolate aPelFus1 chromosome 12, aPelFus1.pri, whole genome shotgun sequence genome contains the following:
- the IRX5 gene encoding iroquois-class homeodomain protein IRX-5: MCLAMSYPQGYLYQPSASLALYSCPAYSTSVISGPRTDELGRSSSGSAFSPYAGSTAFTASSTGFNSPLQYSGDPTAAFTSYVGSPYDHSSSMAGSLGYHPYAAPLGSYPYGDPAYRKNATRDATATLKAWLNEHRKNPYPTKGEKIMLAIITKMTLTQVSTWFANARRRLKKENKMTWTPRNRSEDEEDEENIDLEKNDEDDPQKLDEKGDPDGDTGKRTPSLEEPDRLEGTALHGKELNPIRSDSELNEIEDRGDLLSKGNAPTPPSLCQTVQIQQTTEEHPLHHHLLHHHPTVQQLHSQHHQAHPLDLAHRSTQIQNGTVTSNATSVIHSPPTSTSKPKLWSLAEIATSSDKSKESSSPGPGATATQSIVGNTSSPSRSPSAPCHFPNNAVLSRPLYYSTPFYPGYTNYGSFGHLHSHHGPSTTPSANSVPHFNGLTQTVLNRAEVLTKECKLRTQSQVDLNKDTTYEMKKGMSSI; encoded by the exons ATGTGTCTTGCCATGTCCTATCCTCAGGGCTACTTATACCAACCATCTGCTTCTTTGGCTCTATATTCCTGCCCTGCATACAGTACCAGTGTCATCTCTGGACCCAGGACTGATGAGCTTGGAAGGTCTTCTTCTGGCTCTGCCTTTTCACCCTATGCTGGATCTACAGCTTTCACAGCTAGTTCCACTGGCTTCAACTCTCCCCTACAGTACAGCGGGGATCCAACTGCTGCATTTACTTCCTATGTG GGCTCACCATATGACCACAGTTCAAGTATGGCGGGATCATTAGGTTATCACCCCTATGCTGCCCCTCTGGGATCGTATCCTTATGGTGACCCAGCATACAGGAAAAATGCCACCAGAGATGCCACCGCCACTTTAAAGGCCTGGCTCAATGAGCACAGGAaaaacccttaccccaccaaagGTGAGAAGATTATGCTAGCCATCATCACCAAGATGACTCTCACCCAAGTGTCCACCTGGTTTGCCAATGCAAGGAGGAGGCTTAAAAAGGAGAATAAAATGACCTGGACTCCTAGGAACAGGAGTGAGGACGAGGAAGACGAAGAGAACATCGATCTGGAGAAAAATGATGAAGATGACCCGCAGAAATTAGACGAAAAGGGGGATCCTGATGGGGACACag GGAAGAGAACTCCTAGCCTGGAGGAGCCTGATCGACTAGAAGGCACTGCACTACATGGAAAAGAATTAAACCCCATCAGAAGTGACTCGGAATTAAATGAGATAGAGGACAGAGGTGATCTCCTGTCCAAAGGCAATGCCCCAACTCCTCCATCGCTGTGTCAAACAGTACAGATCCAGCAGACAACAGAAGAACATCCTCTACACCATCATCTTCTTCATCACCACCCAACAGTTCAGCAGCTCCATTCCCAACACCATCAAGCTCACCCCCTAGACCTAGCTCATAGGAGTACCCAAATCCAGAATGGTACAGTCACGAGCAATGCCACCTCAGTCATCCACTCTCCTCCAACTTCCACCTCTAAGCCAAAACTGTGGTCCTTGGCAGAGATAGCCACCTCTTCGGACAAGAGTAAAGAAAGCAGTTCTCCAGGACCTGGGGCAACTGCAACTCAGTCTATAGTTGGCAATACCTCTTCCCCATCCAGGTCTCCCTCTGCCCCTTGCCACTTCCCAAACAACGCTGTTTTATCCCGTCCCCTGTACTACAGTACACCTTTTTACCCCGGGTACACGAACTATGGGTCATTTGGCCACCTCCACAGTCACCATGGACCCAGCACAACGCCATCAGCCAACAGCGTCCCACACTTCAATGGATTAACCCAGACTGTCCTAAATAGAGCTGAGGTCTTGACCAAAGAGTGCAAACTTAGAACCCAATCTCAAGTAGACCTTAACAAAGACACTACTTATGAAATGAAGAAAGGTATGTCCAGCATTTAA